The Terriglobia bacterium genomic interval ATGCGGGCAACGTGGAGATCGTGCGCCGCCACCTCTCCGGCACTTCCTTCATTGAGCTCGAGGGGGCTACTTTCAACCCGGACGGATCCTGCTGCCTGCCTTCCGATACGCCCGGCAATTTTCCCTATGATGCCGTGGTGCTGGACGATTCGGCTCCCGGGCTACGCATGATGCACGCTCTCAAGGAGACCGTCGCCGTCGCTCCCGATACTCCGGTCATCCTCCTGATTGAACCCGGCTCCGAGAATGCTGCCGTGCAGGCGATCAAACTGGGCGCGGATGATTACATAGTCAAGAGCGGCGAATACCTGCAACGCCTGGTCCCCAGTCTGGAGAACTCCATCCGCGAGCGCGACCTCTTGCGCGAAAAGTCCGTGCTGAGCTCGACGGAAGCGCGCCTGCGGCTTCTTATCGAGACGATCCCTGCCTGCGTTACCCTCCTGACGTGCGATGGGATCTTCCAGGCCGTCAACTGGATGGGGCTTTCGCACCTGGGCGCGACGCGTGTCGACCAGATTGTCGGCAAGAATCTGTTCACCTTGGTAGGGCCCAAGCATGAGGACCAGCTCCGCGCCTTTATCGGCCATGTCTGTGCAGGTAAGAGCGGCTCCATAGAGTTTGAGTGGGACGGGCTCGATGGCATCGCGCGCAGGCTCGAGCTCCGAGGGGTTCCTTTCCGCCGGGAATCCCAGACTGCGGTCCTGGGCGTCATTCACAACCTGACTCAAGATGAAGCCAAACGGTCGGGAACCGAGCGTCGAGGGGGGGAGCAGGGCGAGCCGACTTTGACAGATACGCGGTTCGTGGCGGCGGCCGGATCTGCGGAGTCGGAAGTCCCGCAGGCGCCGTCAGTGCAGCCACCGCGCGCTGCGCAAGAAAGCCGGGTGGGGCGCGGCCGGGAACACCCGTTCCCGCAGGAGCTGGAAGCACAGCGTGCCGCTTTGGAAGCAGCTCTCCGCATCGCTGAGGCCAATTGCGCCAGGCTTGAAGAGGATCTGCGCAGCAAACAACTGCAGTGGGAATCAGAGCGAACAAAGTACGAAGGGGAACGCTCCGCACTCCTGGATGCGGCACGGGCAGCGGAAAGTGAGCGCCATAGCGGACAGGCGGAATGGCATTCGGCGCGCCAGGAAATGGACTGGCAGCGAATCGCCCTGGAAGAGGCCTTGCGGGCAGCAGAAGCCGGACAGTCGCAGTTGGAGGAGGCGAATCGGAACGAGCGAACGCAATGGGAGAAGGTCCGGTGGGACCTGGAACGAAAACTCGGTGAGGCTGAGGAGCACGGAGCCGCGCTCGGCGATACGATTCGTGCACTCGAAGAACGCCAGGCCGGACTCGAAAAACAGCGCCTGAGCGAGCGTGCCGAGTTGGACAATGCGCGCCTCGAGCTGGAGCGGCACCGCGTGGCAGCGGAAGGCAAGCGTGCAGAGGCGGAAGGCCTCTCTGCCTCGCTTGCAAAGTCGCTGCATGAAACGGAGACGCGTCTCGCCGAATGTGAGAATCAGCGCCGGGCCGAACAGGCGGAATGGGAGAAGAACCGTCAGGAGCTGGAGCAGCAGCGCCGCGAGGCTGAAGAGCGAACAACCCCCCTCGAGGAGACGGTTCGCAGACTCGAAGAGCGGCATCGCATCGAGGGCGCCGAGTGGGACAATGCGCGCCTCGACCTGGAGCGCCGCCGCGAGGAAGCGGAGCGCCTGTATGCTTCGGCGGCAGAGTCGCTGCGCGCACTGGAGATGCGCCACGTCGAGTTCGAGAATCAACGCCGGGCCGAACAGACGAAATGGGAAAAGTCCCATCAGGAACTGGAGCAGCAGCTCCGTGAGGCTGACGAGCGAAGAGCTTCCCTCGAGGAGACTATTCGCCGACTCGAAGAGCAGCATCGCGTCGAGCGCGCCGACTGGGACAACGTGCGCCTTGATTTGGAGCAGCGCCTCGAACAGGCGGAAGGCAGATGCGTGGAGGCAGAAGGCCTGTGTGCCTCGCTGAAGGAAACACTGCACACACTGGAGATGCGCCTCGCCGAGTTTGAGAATCAAGACCGGGCCGGGGCGGCGGAGTGGGAGAAGACCCGTCAGCAGCTGGAGCAGCAGTGCCGTGAGGCAGATGCGCGGAGAGCTTCCCTCGAAGAGACTGTTCGCGGACTCGAAGAGCGGCATCGAGCTGAGCAGGCCGAGTGGGACAATGTGCGCCTCGACCTGGAGCGCCGCCGTGCGGAGGCGGAGGGCCTGTATGCTTCGGTGGCCGAGTCGCTGCGCGCACTTGAGAAAAGGCACGCTGAGTTCGAGGATCAAGGCCGGGCCGGGCAGGCGGAAAGGGAGAAGATCATCCAGGAGCTGGAGCAGCAGCGCCGCGAGGCTGAAGAGCGTCGCGCTTCGCTCGAAGAGACTATTCGCGGACTCGAAGAGCAGCATCGCGCCGAGCATGCCGCGTGGGACCATGCGCGCGTCGAGCTGGAGCAGCAACGCGAGCAGACGGAGGGCAGGTGTGCGGATGCGGAAGGCACCTCTGCCTTGCTGGCAGGGTCGCTGCACGCACTGGAAATGCGTCACACCACGTTCGAAAATCAGCGCAGGGTCGAGCAGGCAGAATGGGAGAAGGCCCGCCGGGAGCTGGAGCAGCAGCGCCGTGAAGCCGAAGAGCGACGCGCCTCGCTTGAAGAGACGATCCGCGGACTCGAAGAGCAGCATCGCGTCGAGCATGCCGCGTGGGACAATGCGCGCGTCGAGCTGGAGCGGCAACGCGAGCAGACGCAGAGCAAGTGTGCGGAGGCGGAAGGCGTATCTGCCGCGCTGGCAGAATCGCTGCACGCACTGGAAACGCGCCTCACCGACTTCGAAAATCAGCGCGGGCTTGAGCAGGCAGAATGGGAGAAGACCCGTCAGGAACTGGGGCAGCAGTGCCGTGATGCGGAAGAACGACGGCGTTCCCTTGAGGAGGTCATTCGCGGACTCGAAGCTCGTCAGGTCGCGCAGGCGGACGGGGACGAAACACGGCGGGATTTGGAACGAAAACTCCGGGAGGCTGAGGAACGCGCGGCTGCGCTCGGGAATACCATTCGTGGACTCGAAGAACGCCAGACCGGACTCGAAGAACGTCGCCGGATTGAGCGAGCCGAATGGGAGAAAACACGTGTCGAACTGGAGCGATGCCGCGAGGAAGCCGAAGGCAAGCGTGCGGAGGCTGAAGGCCTGTGTGCTTCGCTGGCAGAATCGCTGTACGCGCTGGAGATGCGCCACGCCGAGTTCGAGAATCAGGGCCGGACCGGCCAGGCGGAATGGGAACAGACCCGTCAGGAGCTGGAGCAGCAGCGTCAGAGGCAGCAATCCAGAGTTGTGGAGCTCGAAGATGCTCTCGCCGCCGCGGAAGAGCGTGCCCGCCTTCTAAAGGAAGAGCACAAGGTCGTACAAGCCGACTGGGGGGTGACGCGCCAGGACCTGGAACGGCGCCTGGCATCGCTCGAGGAGGTGCTGCATAGACTTCAGGCACGGCACGGCGAGATTCTGGCACAGGCGCAGGTCGAGCGGGCAGGCTGGGAGGCGGCGCGACAGGAGTTGGTGCGCCGGCACGAAGCAGCAGAGACAACACGAGCCGCCTTGGCAAAGGACCTTCATGCAGTGCAGGCACGCCTGGCGGAACTCGAGGATCTCAAACATGTCGAAACGTCAGCCTGGGACAAAGAGCGCCAGGAACTGAAGCGGCAGCAACGCGAGATTGAGACGAAGATCGTGATGTTGGAGAAAGCACTGGCTGTGTCGGAAGAAAGCCTGACCCGATTTCTCGCGGAGCAGCAGTCGGAACGGGCCGATCGCGCGAAGTTGCAGGAGGAACTGGAGCATCAGCGTGCCGCGCGGGTGGCCATGGAAGATACGCTGCGCGCCTCCGAAGCCCGGCAGATTGGGCTTCTGGACGAGCAGCGCGCGGAACAGGCGGAGTGGCAGACCATGCGCGAAGAACTGGATCGCCAGAGGACCGCACGGCTGGCGCTCGAAGACGCACTCCGGGCCGCGGAAGCACGGCTGGCCAGGCTGGCGGAGGAACAACAGCCCGGGCGGGCGGAAATTGAGGCGTTGCGCCAGGAGCTCGAGGGGCAACGTGCAGCACGCCTGGCGCTCGAACGCGCGCTTCGGGCTGCGGAAGCCCGGCAACGGACGGAGCCGGTCACAGATCTAGCCACCGCGGCGGCACAGACCCTCTCCGAACTGGTGCAGCCTGTAACCGACTGCGGCAAGATGCTCATGGAATGCCTGGACCAGAACGACCCGCGCCGCATGCGCGCCCTGCGCCTTGTGGAGATCGCAAACCAGGCGGGCAAACTCGCACGCCGCTTGCTGAATCTCGGCTCCCCGCAGGAGGCGCTCGACCTCAACCTGGCGGTGACACAGATGACAGGGACGTTACGCCGCCAGGCCGGCGAAAGTGTTGAGCTGCTCACGATCCTGTCTCCACGTCTGCCGCGTATCCTCGCCCCCAGGGCTCTGGTCGAGCAGCTGCTCATTGGGATGGTGAAGCAGGCGCGCGATTCGTTGCCGTTAGGGGGCACGGTCATGGTGGAAACCGCACTCTCCGCTTCTGACGCGGCTCCCGGAACCGGACTCCTTATTCTGTTGGCCGTTACAGCTTCGGGAAGCAGCGTTCAACCTCTTGCGGAAACTTCGGCGTTGGAGCCGCTGGTCGCCGCATGCGGAGGTAAGCTGAGTACCGCCGGCGACTCCGAGACCAGCGCCTCCATCGAGATTTCTCTGCCATCGGAACCTAAATAAGACCGCAAGAACCTCCACTCCTGACATGCGCGTGCTTTGACAATCCCCAGCGGCGGTCTTGAAGTGTCTTTTTTCTTTCACGTCCAGTACCCGGCAAAGCCTCTCAGATGCCGTCAGACCACAATATCCGGTTTGACTTTTGGTTCTGGCTTTCATATTCCCCGCTTACTTCTGGTACAGTTGTCTGAGCGCTGCCCTCGGTCGGGGCTTCCTGCCGGCGGCAAACGTTTCCAAGAGGAGTGTCGATGATCGGACAACACAGCCTGCTCACAGCCGATGATCTGTACATGTTCAACGAAGGCACGCACTACCGGCTTTACAACAAGCTCGGTTCTCATCTGTGCCGGCTCGGTGGCGTGGAGGGGAGTTATTTTGCGGTATGGGCTCCAAATGCGCAGTATGTGTCGGTCGTCGGTGACTTCAACGGTTGGGATCGGACTTCCGTTCCACTCTCCCACCAAGGGCATTCGGGGATCTGGGAGGCCTTTGTCCCTGGAGTGAACAAAGGGACGCTCTACAAATATCGCATCGAGTCTCGCTACCACCTCTACCGTGTAAACAAGGCCGACCCTTTCGCCAACGCGACCGAAATGCCGCCCGGGACCGCCTCGGTGGTATGGGATTTGACATATTCCTGGAACGACGCGGATTGGATGGCGAACCGGGGCGCCAAGCAGGCGCTCGACCGCCCCTTCTCCATTTATGAAGTCCATCTCGGCTCCTGGCGGCGCAGCATCGAAGAGCAGCACCGATCGCTGTCCTATCGGGAGCTTGCACTGGATCTCGTCGAGTATGTGAAGAAAATGGGATTCACCCATGTGGAGCTGCTTCCGGTGATGGAACATCCCTTTTACGGCTCATGGGGTTATCAAACCACATCCTATTTCGCCCCGACGCGGCGATACGGGGAGCCCCAGGACCTGATGTGGCTGATCGACTGTCTGCACCAGAACAATATCGGAGTCATCATGGATTGGGTACCGTCCCATTTCCCCTCAGACGAGCACGGGCTGGCCTATTTCGACGGGACGCATCTCTACGAGCATTCCGATCCACGTCAGGGTATACACCGGGACTGGAATACGTTCGTCTTCAACTACGGCCGCAATGAGGTGTGCAGTTTCCTCATCAGCAGCGCTCTTTTCTGGCTCGACAAGTATCATGTGGACGCGCTTCGCGTGGATGCGGTTGCTTCGATGCTTTACCTCGATTACTCAAGACAGCCAGGCGAGTGGATCGCCAACGAGTTCGGAGGCCGGGAGAATCTTGAAGCGATCCGGTTTCTGCGCACCCTGAATGAACAGATCTACAAGAACTACCCTGACGTTCAGACCATCGCCGAGGAATCAACCGCGTGGACCATGGTTTCGAGGCCGACCTATGTCGGGGGTCTGGGATTTGGCCTCAAATGGGACATGGGCTGGATGCACGATACGCTGGACTACATGTCCCGCGATTCCGTCTTCCGCCGCTATCACCACGATCAGCTGACATTTCGCGGGATTTACGCCTTCAGCGAGAATTTCGTCCTGCCGCTCTCCCATGACGAAGTGGTGCACGGCAAGGGGTCACTGCTCGCCAAGATGCCCGGTGACGACTGGCGCAAGTTCGCGAACCTGCGCCTTTTGCTGGCGTACATGTACGCACAACCCGGTAAGAAGCTTCTTTTTATGGGGGCGGAATTCGCGCAGCGGGATGAATGGGGACACGACCGGAGCCTGGATTGGCACCTTCTGCAGTATCCTCCGCATCTTGGGGTGCAGAAATGCGTTGCTGATCTTAATCAACTCTATCGGAGCGAGCCCGCCCTTTTCAGGCTCGACAGCCATCCCGACGGGTTCGAATGGATCGATTGCCACGATGCCGATAAGAGCGTGCTCATTTTTTTGCGCAAAGCAGCTGAGAGCCGCACGATCATGGTGGTCTGCAACTTCACTCCCGTGCCGTGGCAGGACTACCGGGTCGGCGCACCGCACCCGGGATTCTGGCGTGAGATCATGAACAGCGATGCGGCCATCTATGGCGGAAGTGGGCATGGCAATCTTGGAGGCCAAACGACCACATCCACCATCGCGCATGGCCGGCCGCAGAGTCTCCTGCTCACTCTCCCGCCCCTCGCCGCAATCTTTCTCCGTCACGAAGGCTGACAGCGACAGAGTGATGGGTGATGAGTGAAAGACTTCGGTCCCCTCACCCCTCAATCACGACTCAAATTCTTGAGGTCACGGGGGCGGGTTGCGGTAAGATACCTGCCACAAGCAACTTTCATCCGGAGGTAAGTGCTATGAGAGGATGCATGCTCCTTTTGGCCGGTCTTTCTCTGACGGTCCTGATATCTGCCTGCAAGCCCGGGGTAGAGCCTGCCGACATGGTTTTGCACAACGGCAGGGTCGTAACCGTCGATCCGGCAAGGCCCGAGGCGCGCGCGATCGCAATCCGCGGGGGCATTATTGCCGCCGTTGGAACTGAGGAAGAGATACTCCCCTATATTGGCCCGGCAACGGAAAAAATCGACCTCGCCGGCATGCTGGCGATCCCGGGTTTGATCGAAAGCCACGGTCACTTCACGAGCTTGGGCGAAACCAAGATGGAGCTGGATCTCACGCGCGCTGCAAACTGGGATGAGATCGTTGCCATGGTAGCCGACGCTGCCAAGCAAGCGAAGCCGGGCGCATACATCCTGGGACGGGGTTGGCACCAAGAGAAATGGGATAAGACACCGTCGCCCAATGTGGAAAA includes:
- the glgB gene encoding 1,4-alpha-glucan branching protein GlgB, with the translated sequence MIGQHSLLTADDLYMFNEGTHYRLYNKLGSHLCRLGGVEGSYFAVWAPNAQYVSVVGDFNGWDRTSVPLSHQGHSGIWEAFVPGVNKGTLYKYRIESRYHLYRVNKADPFANATEMPPGTASVVWDLTYSWNDADWMANRGAKQALDRPFSIYEVHLGSWRRSIEEQHRSLSYRELALDLVEYVKKMGFTHVELLPVMEHPFYGSWGYQTTSYFAPTRRYGEPQDLMWLIDCLHQNNIGVIMDWVPSHFPSDEHGLAYFDGTHLYEHSDPRQGIHRDWNTFVFNYGRNEVCSFLISSALFWLDKYHVDALRVDAVASMLYLDYSRQPGEWIANEFGGRENLEAIRFLRTLNEQIYKNYPDVQTIAEESTAWTMVSRPTYVGGLGFGLKWDMGWMHDTLDYMSRDSVFRRYHHDQLTFRGIYAFSENFVLPLSHDEVVHGKGSLLAKMPGDDWRKFANLRLLLAYMYAQPGKKLLFMGAEFAQRDEWGHDRSLDWHLLQYPPHLGVQKCVADLNQLYRSEPALFRLDSHPDGFEWIDCHDADKSVLIFLRKAAESRTIMVVCNFTPVPWQDYRVGAPHPGFWREIMNSDAAIYGGSGHGNLGGQTTTSTIAHGRPQSLLLTLPPLAAIFLRHEG
- a CDS encoding response regulator, which codes for MNVLYVTGYLRDADFLERELRKVAPQIRIEVSPGDDDALARLATPGRFDVVLIDPAHPGSESLSIIPRLRERELPLPVVVMVSAADEDTPLHVLEAGADDYIVKRPQFIKSLPSLLQRAVERRRTEAKRRVQPLKVLYAGNVEIVRRHLSGTSFIELEGATFNPDGSCCLPSDTPGNFPYDAVVLDDSAPGLRMMHALKETVAVAPDTPVILLIEPGSENAAVQAIKLGADDYIVKSGEYLQRLVPSLENSIRERDLLREKSVLSSTEARLRLLIETIPACVTLLTCDGIFQAVNWMGLSHLGATRVDQIVGKNLFTLVGPKHEDQLRAFIGHVCAGKSGSIEFEWDGLDGIARRLELRGVPFRRESQTAVLGVIHNLTQDEAKRSGTERRGGEQGEPTLTDTRFVAAAGSAESEVPQAPSVQPPRAAQESRVGRGREHPFPQELEAQRAALEAALRIAEANCARLEEDLRSKQLQWESERTKYEGERSALLDAARAAESERHSGQAEWHSARQEMDWQRIALEEALRAAEAGQSQLEEANRNERTQWEKVRWDLERKLGEAEEHGAALGDTIRALEERQAGLEKQRLSERAELDNARLELERHRVAAEGKRAEAEGLSASLAKSLHETETRLAECENQRRAEQAEWEKNRQELEQQRREAEERTTPLEETVRRLEERHRIEGAEWDNARLDLERRREEAERLYASAAESLRALEMRHVEFENQRRAEQTKWEKSHQELEQQLREADERRASLEETIRRLEEQHRVERADWDNVRLDLEQRLEQAEGRCVEAEGLCASLKETLHTLEMRLAEFENQDRAGAAEWEKTRQQLEQQCREADARRASLEETVRGLEERHRAEQAEWDNVRLDLERRRAEAEGLYASVAESLRALEKRHAEFEDQGRAGQAEREKIIQELEQQRREAEERRASLEETIRGLEEQHRAEHAAWDHARVELEQQREQTEGRCADAEGTSALLAGSLHALEMRHTTFENQRRVEQAEWEKARRELEQQRREAEERRASLEETIRGLEEQHRVEHAAWDNARVELERQREQTQSKCAEAEGVSAALAESLHALETRLTDFENQRGLEQAEWEKTRQELGQQCRDAEERRRSLEEVIRGLEARQVAQADGDETRRDLERKLREAEERAAALGNTIRGLEERQTGLEERRRIERAEWEKTRVELERCREEAEGKRAEAEGLCASLAESLYALEMRHAEFENQGRTGQAEWEQTRQELEQQRQRQQSRVVELEDALAAAEERARLLKEEHKVVQADWGVTRQDLERRLASLEEVLHRLQARHGEILAQAQVERAGWEAARQELVRRHEAAETTRAALAKDLHAVQARLAELEDLKHVETSAWDKERQELKRQQREIETKIVMLEKALAVSEESLTRFLAEQQSERADRAKLQEELEHQRAARVAMEDTLRASEARQIGLLDEQRAEQAEWQTMREELDRQRTARLALEDALRAAEARLARLAEEQQPGRAEIEALRQELEGQRAARLALERALRAAEARQRTEPVTDLATAAAQTLSELVQPVTDCGKMLMECLDQNDPRRMRALRLVEIANQAGKLARRLLNLGSPQEALDLNLAVTQMTGTLRRQAGESVELLTILSPRLPRILAPRALVEQLLIGMVKQARDSLPLGGTVMVETALSASDAAPGTGLLILLAVTASGSSVQPLAETSALEPLVAACGGKLSTAGDSETSASIEISLPSEPK